In the Candidatus Obscuribacterales bacterium genome, GGTTTTAGCAGCGTTCACGCAGCCTTTTGGTCAAGACCAAGGCAGATCTCTGGAACCGGTACTTTGGTGGAGATCAGCCCATTTTTCGGTTCTTGTCCTGCCACAACTCCAGCAGCGCCAAAGCAAGGACAGCAACTCCAAGCACCAGATGGATTGCCATTAGAACACCGCCATAGGAGAAGATGAACGGCGAAGCAATCACCCACACTCCGCAGAGTCCTTCTAGAAGCTCCTCCCAGCGCTGCAAAGCGTCTCGCTCAATGAGAGCGATGGCCGCTATTAGCACGCCGAAAATCCCAGAGTTGATTGCTACAGCGGGGTTGTCGAAGGATCCAATTGCTAGCGGGGA is a window encoding:
- a CDS encoding SPW repeat protein, which translates into the protein MSIRSHEWWMSEHRGWEDFASAGAGVLLLFSPLAIGSFDNPAVAINSGIFGVLIAAIALIERDALQRWEELLEGLCGVWVIASPFIFSYGGVLMAIHLVLGVAVLALALLELWQDKNRKMG